The following are encoded together in the uncultured Draconibacterium sp. genome:
- a CDS encoding NifB/NifX family molybdenum-iron cluster-binding protein: protein MKIAIPTKDQRVDSHFGQCDHYTIFTIDEAKKIESTEEYDAPVGCGCKSDVAALLKAKGVETMLAGNMGQGAVNKVTQAGIQVVRGCQGNIETVVKQYLTGFILDSGLICSHTEGDDHQCAH from the coding sequence ATGAAAATTGCAATTCCTACAAAAGATCAGCGTGTTGACAGCCATTTTGGCCAATGCGACCACTATACCATTTTTACAATTGATGAAGCAAAAAAGATTGAAAGTACAGAAGAATACGATGCGCCGGTTGGCTGTGGTTGTAAATCGGATGTTGCTGCGCTGCTAAAAGCAAAAGGTGTTGAAACCATGTTGGCAGGTAATATGGGACAAGGCGCCGTTAATAAAGTTACGCAAGCCGGAATTCAGGTAGTAAGAGGCTGCCAGGGAAATATTGAAACAGTTGTTAAACAGTATTTAACCGGTTTTATCCTCGATTCGGGATTAATTTGCAGTCACACCGAAGGAGACGATCATCAGTGTGCCCACTAA
- a CDS encoding PEP/pyruvate-binding domain-containing protein yields MDIEQISLASIYKKRKTDRDIFQELMPTKVKEVLLVATLYDSYSIVREGQFSDKIFGEYLQLNLYAAPRFTSVHSKKDAIIALNHLDFDLVIVMAGVDKDTPVKTAQSIREMRSSVPLLLLVNNNSDLRYFQKERRKLDFIDRIFVWNGNSNVFMAMIKYIEDLKNVARDTQNGSVRVILLVEDSIQYYSRYLPMLFTTVMTQTQMLVEEDAKDELHKILRMRARPKVILVDNYEDAVKIINSYRRYMLCVISDVKFEKDGVDNEDAGIELLNFTKQTRKFPIPLLLQSHDITNAQRAKSVGADFINKNSESLSMDILNFLYRRLGFGNFVFKGLDGLPITEAVNISEFQEKLKVVPAGALQYHGSRNSFSTWLMARGEINLAEMLMPVQTSDFDSPEELRQFCLDAFKKVRFEKLKGTIVNFDPEFVSASRFIVRMAKGSLGGKGRGIAFICNFIENIDFKKLMPEMNIRIPSTSVIGALEFDKFVEMNNLYDDIYSLNDYNVIRKHFLESEFDSKIRKRLMDYLQIIKRPLAVRSSGLFEDSLLQPFSGVYATYLIPNNHEDIEVRYQQLETAIKLVYSSIFTESAQAYFDAVNYKIEEEKMAVVIQEVIGHEYNEKYYPTLSGVAQSHNYYPISYMEPEDGFSVAAVGLGMYVVGGENSFRFCPKYPHLNASALKDQLRDTQKQFYAIDLSMKDFDLISDGEDAAIKKYRIKEAELDGTLEHSASTYIMENDDVIPGVHGNGPKLIDFANILKYNHLPLANALEMLLKLFKEAMGSPVEIEYSIDLEPAENGKPTLYLLQIKPLIRIEERVEVDITSVPEDKVFMYAERGMGNGKIEDIRDVVFVDPDKFDKMKTKQMASEISKINSEFEAQGKDYILIGPGRWGSRDPFTGIPVLWAHISRAKIIVEIGLRDYPLDASLGSHFFHNVTSMNVGYFSVPYNSRASKIKMEALRQQKVVTETEFIKHVEFNKPLSVLMNGRERKALIHC; encoded by the coding sequence ATGGATATCGAACAAATTTCACTGGCAAGCATATACAAAAAGCGTAAAACCGACCGCGATATTTTTCAGGAGTTAATGCCCACTAAGGTAAAGGAAGTGTTACTGGTGGCCACCTTGTACGATTCGTATTCCATTGTTCGCGAAGGACAATTCAGCGATAAAATATTTGGGGAATACCTGCAGCTCAATTTATACGCGGCACCACGTTTTACAAGTGTACACTCTAAAAAAGATGCTATAATAGCTTTGAATCATCTTGATTTCGACCTGGTTATTGTGATGGCCGGAGTCGATAAAGATACTCCGGTTAAAACGGCCCAATCTATTCGCGAAATGCGATCGTCGGTACCCTTGTTATTGCTTGTAAACAACAATTCCGATTTACGTTATTTCCAAAAAGAGCGGCGTAAGCTTGATTTTATTGACCGGATATTTGTTTGGAATGGGAACTCCAATGTTTTTATGGCCATGATAAAATACATCGAGGATCTTAAAAACGTGGCCCGCGATACACAAAACGGTAGTGTTCGGGTCATTTTGTTGGTTGAAGACAGTATTCAATATTATTCGCGGTATTTGCCCATGTTGTTTACTACGGTAATGACTCAAACACAGATGCTTGTGGAAGAGGATGCCAAAGACGAATTGCACAAAATTCTTCGAATGCGGGCAAGGCCAAAAGTTATTTTGGTGGACAATTACGAAGACGCGGTTAAAATTATAAACAGTTACCGGCGTTACATGCTTTGTGTTATTTCCGACGTGAAATTTGAAAAGGACGGAGTTGATAACGAAGATGCGGGCATTGAATTGTTGAATTTTACCAAACAAACCCGAAAATTCCCGATACCATTATTATTGCAATCGCACGACATTACAAACGCGCAACGAGCCAAAAGTGTTGGAGCCGATTTTATAAATAAAAATTCGGAAAGCCTTTCAATGGATATTCTGAACTTTTTATACCGAAGACTGGGATTTGGAAATTTTGTGTTTAAAGGACTTGACGGTTTGCCGATTACTGAAGCAGTTAATATAAGCGAGTTTCAGGAAAAATTGAAAGTGGTGCCGGCAGGAGCCTTGCAGTACCACGGAAGTCGAAATTCTTTTTCAACCTGGCTGATGGCACGCGGAGAAATTAACCTGGCCGAGATGTTGATGCCTGTTCAAACATCCGATTTTGATTCGCCGGAAGAATTGCGCCAGTTTTGTTTGGATGCATTCAAAAAGGTAAGGTTTGAAAAGTTGAAAGGTACAATTGTAAATTTCGATCCGGAGTTTGTAAGCGCGAGTCGTTTTATTGTTCGAATGGCAAAAGGTTCGCTGGGAGGAAAGGGGAGAGGAATTGCTTTTATCTGCAATTTTATCGAGAACATTGATTTCAAAAAGCTCATGCCCGAAATGAACATTCGAATCCCTTCAACCTCGGTAATCGGGGCGCTTGAATTCGATAAGTTCGTGGAAATGAATAATCTATACGACGACATTTATTCACTCAACGATTACAATGTAATTCGCAAACATTTTCTGGAGTCGGAGTTTGATTCGAAAATAAGGAAAAGACTGATGGATTACCTGCAAATTATCAAACGACCACTGGCTGTTCGTTCTTCGGGTTTGTTTGAAGATTCTCTGTTGCAACCTTTTTCCGGAGTTTATGCCACTTATTTAATTCCAAATAATCATGAAGATATTGAAGTTCGTTACCAACAGTTAGAAACCGCAATAAAACTGGTGTACTCAAGTATTTTTACCGAATCGGCACAAGCCTATTTCGACGCCGTAAATTATAAGATTGAAGAGGAAAAAATGGCAGTGGTTATTCAGGAAGTAATTGGCCACGAGTACAACGAAAAGTATTACCCGACACTTTCAGGTGTGGCTCAATCGCATAATTACTACCCCATTTCGTACATGGAACCCGAAGATGGTTTTTCGGTGGCTGCAGTCGGTTTGGGGATGTATGTGGTTGGAGGCGAAAATTCATTTCGTTTTTGTCCGAAATATCCACACTTAAATGCCTCGGCTTTAAAAGATCAGTTACGCGACACGCAAAAGCAGTTTTATGCCATCGATTTGTCCATGAAAGATTTTGATCTCATTAGTGACGGGGAAGATGCAGCCATTAAAAAGTACCGCATAAAGGAAGCGGAGCTGGATGGAACATTGGAACATTCAGCATCAACGTACATCATGGAAAACGATGATGTGATTCCAGGAGTCCATGGCAATGGGCCGAAATTAATAGATTTTGCCAATATTTTAAAATACAATCATTTACCACTTGCCAATGCGCTTGAAATGCTGTTGAAACTATTTAAAGAAGCCATGGGGTCGCCGGTTGAAATTGAGTACTCAATTGATTTGGAACCTGCCGAAAATGGAAAACCCACCTTGTATTTGCTGCAAATAAAACCATTGATACGAATTGAAGAACGGGTTGAAGTTGACATTACTTCGGTGCCCGAAGACAAAGTATTTATGTACGCCGAGCGTGGAATGGGGAATGGCAAGATTGAAGACATACGCGATGTGGTTTTTGTTGATCCGGATAAATTCGACAAGATGAAAACCAAACAAATGGCAAGCGAAATCAGCAAAATAAACAGTGAGTTTGAAGCACAGGGGAAAGATTATATATTAATTGGCCCCGGAAGATGGGGATCACGCGATCCGTTTACAGGAATACCGGTTTTGTGGGCGCATATTTCGCGGGCAAAAATTATTGTTGAAATTGGTTTGCGCGATTATCCGCTTGACGCATCGCTTGGTTCGCACTTTTTCCACAATGTAACCTCAATGAATGTGGGTTATTTTTCGGTGCCGTATAATTCGCGTGCTTCAAAAATAAAAATGGAAGCACTTCGCCAGCAAAAAGTGGTGACCGAAACTGAATTTATAAAACATGTTGAATTTAATAAACCACTTTCTGTTTTAATGAATGGCAGGGAGCGTAAAGCTCTGATTCACTGCTGA
- a CDS encoding DUF1015 family protein has product MAIIKPFKGLRPPQEIVEELACLPYDVMNSQEAAQMAEGKEKSLLRITKAEIECPEVDDIHSETVYNKAVENLNAFQQKGWLAQDDEAKYYIYAQTMNGQTQYGIVGAAACADYENGIIKKHELTRPEKEEDRMVLTRYLNANIEPVFFAYKAVAEIDEIVEAIVKSKKADYDFTAEDGFGHHFWTIDSAETNATLEQLFEEKVPFTYVADGHHRTAAAARIGAEKTGQNPDHTGDEEYNYFMAVHFPDNQLQIIDYNRVVTDLNGLSDIDFIAELSKGFDVENMGAEIFKPTALHEFSLYVSGNWYKLSAKEGTFDDADPIGILDVTILSKQVLDPILDIKDLRTSTRIDFVGGIRGLAELQKRVDSGEMKAAFALYPVSMQQLINIADSGNIMPPKTTWFEPKLRSGLVIHKLD; this is encoded by the coding sequence ATGGCAATCATAAAACCATTCAAAGGACTTCGTCCACCTCAGGAAATTGTAGAAGAATTGGCTTGTTTACCTTACGATGTAATGAATTCTCAAGAAGCCGCTCAAATGGCTGAGGGCAAAGAAAAATCGTTGCTTCGAATTACCAAGGCCGAAATCGAATGTCCGGAAGTGGATGATATTCATTCGGAAACAGTTTATAACAAAGCGGTTGAAAACCTGAATGCATTTCAACAAAAAGGTTGGTTGGCACAGGATGATGAGGCCAAATATTACATTTATGCACAAACAATGAATGGCCAGACACAATACGGTATTGTGGGGGCTGCAGCTTGTGCTGATTACGAAAACGGAATTATTAAGAAACACGAACTAACTCGTCCGGAAAAGGAGGAAGACAGAATGGTGCTGACCCGTTATTTGAATGCAAACATTGAACCCGTGTTTTTTGCTTATAAAGCGGTTGCTGAAATTGACGAGATTGTTGAAGCCATTGTAAAAAGTAAAAAAGCGGATTACGATTTTACCGCTGAAGATGGTTTTGGACATCATTTCTGGACCATCGACAGTGCCGAAACAAATGCAACGCTGGAACAACTTTTTGAAGAAAAAGTACCTTTTACATATGTAGCCGACGGTCATCACAGGACTGCTGCAGCGGCCCGAATTGGTGCTGAAAAAACAGGACAAAATCCAGATCATACAGGCGATGAAGAGTACAACTATTTTATGGCTGTACATTTCCCTGATAATCAGTTGCAAATTATCGACTACAACCGTGTGGTAACTGATTTAAATGGTTTGTCGGACATTGATTTTATTGCCGAGTTATCAAAAGGATTTGATGTTGAAAATATGGGAGCTGAAATTTTCAAACCTACTGCTTTGCACGAATTCAGCCTTTATGTGTCGGGAAACTGGTACAAACTAAGCGCCAAAGAAGGAACTTTCGACGATGCCGATCCGATTGGTATTCTTGATGTTACCATTCTTTCGAAACAAGTTTTGGACCCAATTTTAGACATTAAAGATTTGCGCACATCAACGCGAATTGATTTTGTGGGTGGAATTCGCGGTTTGGCCGAATTGCAGAAACGTGTTGACTCGGGCGAAATGAAAGCTGCTTTTGCACTTTATCCGGTATCAATGCAACAATTAATAAATATAGCCGACAGCGGAAATATTATGCCGCCAAAAACAACCTGGTTTGAGCCAAAATTACGCTCGGGTCTGGTCATTCATAAATTGGATTAA
- a CDS encoding four helix bundle protein encodes MKSPQTNFFDFESLDLYKKSLDYIDFVYDLITLFPKDERFELSSQYKRAAISIALNVAEGYGESIPLAIKYLKTVRGSVRECLGCSTIAFRRNYINEKKYNESRALLTELSKMTAGYRKYLNNKLNK; translated from the coding sequence ATGAAATCTCCTCAAACAAATTTTTTTGATTTTGAATCATTAGACCTCTATAAAAAATCACTTGATTACATTGACTTTGTTTACGATTTAATAACTCTGTTCCCAAAAGATGAACGATTTGAATTAAGCAGTCAATATAAACGAGCTGCTATTTCAATAGCCTTAAATGTTGCAGAAGGCTATGGTGAGAGTATTCCATTGGCTATTAAATATTTAAAAACGGTTCGTGGATCTGTTCGTGAATGCTTGGGGTGTTCAACAATTGCCTTCCGAAGGAATTATATAAACGAAAAAAAGTATAACGAATCGAGAGCATTATTAACCGAGCTTTCAAAAATGACGGCAGGCTATCGTAAATATTTGAATAACAAACTAAATAAATAA
- a CDS encoding NAD(P)-dependent oxidoreductase: MRKILIATVKPFAPVAVKKIRKIFEKAGYEVQLLERYSEKQELLDAVSEVDAAIIRSDIFDEEVLNAGKKLKIVVRAGAGYDNVDLKVASENNIVVMNTPGQNANAVAELAIGLAILGLREQFSGKPGGEMRGRTLGLHGFGFVARNVFRIARAMGMKVVVYTRYSKAAAAAIGLKVTNSLEQLYEKSDIVSIHVPARGEHLKSVSYEVLQHLKDGSIIVNTARKEVINEPDLVRIMEEKPGIKYMSDLTPDREAEFEEKFPGRFFFTPKKAGAQTAEANLNAGLAAAEQIVDFFEKGSTTHQVNK; the protein is encoded by the coding sequence ATGAGAAAAATCTTAATTGCTACAGTAAAACCATTTGCTCCGGTTGCTGTAAAAAAAATCCGTAAAATTTTCGAAAAAGCAGGGTACGAAGTTCAACTGCTTGAAAGATACTCCGAAAAACAAGAATTGCTTGATGCGGTTTCTGAAGTTGACGCGGCTATAATTCGCAGTGATATTTTTGATGAAGAAGTTCTGAACGCAGGCAAAAAGTTAAAGATTGTTGTGCGTGCCGGTGCCGGTTACGACAATGTTGATTTAAAAGTAGCATCAGAAAACAACATTGTAGTAATGAACACTCCGGGACAGAATGCAAATGCTGTGGCCGAGTTAGCTATTGGTTTGGCAATACTTGGCTTGCGCGAACAGTTTTCGGGTAAGCCCGGTGGCGAAATGCGAGGTCGTACATTAGGTCTTCACGGTTTTGGTTTTGTAGCCCGAAATGTTTTTCGCATTGCCCGTGCCATGGGAATGAAAGTGGTTGTATATACGCGGTACAGCAAAGCCGCTGCTGCTGCAATTGGATTAAAAGTTACCAACTCTTTGGAGCAGCTTTACGAAAAAAGTGATATCGTTTCCATTCATGTGCCGGCGCGGGGCGAGCATTTAAAATCGGTTAGTTACGAAGTGTTGCAGCACTTAAAAGATGGAAGTATAATTGTTAACACGGCTCGTAAAGAAGTAATAAACGAACCCGACTTGGTTCGGATTATGGAAGAAAAACCTGGAATTAAATACATGTCGGATTTGACACCTGACCGTGAAGCTGAGTTTGAAGAAAAATTCCCGGGACGATTCTTTTTTACACCCAAAAAAGCCGGCGCACAAACCGCGGAGGCAAATTTAAATGCCGGATTGGCTGCTGCCGAACAAATTGTGGATTTCTTTGAAAAAGGATCTACAACGCATCAAGTGAATAAATAG
- the serC gene encoding 3-phosphoserine/phosphohydroxythreonine transaminase translates to MKKHNFYAGPSILPEFTKEKTAEAVMDFAGTGLSVMEVSHRSKEFVAVMDEAVALVKELLKVPEGYSVLFLQGGASTQFLMAPYNLMDKKAAYLNTGAWAKKAMKEAKFLGEVVEVASSEEAIYNYIPKGYKVPSDVSYFHYTSNNTIYGTQIPTPEVDVQLVADMSSDIFSRPIDVAKYDLIYAGAQKNLGPSGATLVIVKDEALGKVERPIPTMLDYRTHIKSESMFNTPSTLPVFACLQTLRWLKENGGVEAMEKVNIEKAKVLYDEIDRNKMFQCTVPAPEDRSLMNVTFVMTPEYAELEKDFMEYATFKGMLGIKGHRSVGGFRASIYNAMPVESIKALVAAMQEFEQTK, encoded by the coding sequence ATGAAGAAGCACAATTTTTACGCAGGACCATCAATTCTGCCCGAATTTACCAAAGAGAAGACTGCTGAAGCAGTTATGGATTTTGCCGGAACGGGACTTTCTGTAATGGAAGTTTCGCATCGTAGCAAAGAATTTGTAGCTGTTATGGACGAAGCAGTGGCCCTCGTAAAAGAACTGTTAAAAGTTCCTGAAGGGTATTCAGTACTTTTCTTACAAGGTGGAGCAAGTACCCAGTTTTTAATGGCTCCCTACAATTTAATGGATAAAAAAGCAGCTTATTTAAATACAGGTGCCTGGGCGAAAAAGGCAATGAAAGAAGCCAAATTTCTTGGTGAAGTGGTTGAGGTTGCATCTTCTGAAGAGGCAATTTATAACTACATACCTAAAGGATATAAAGTTCCGTCGGATGTAAGTTATTTCCATTATACATCAAACAATACCATTTACGGTACTCAAATTCCAACGCCGGAAGTTGATGTTCAGTTGGTAGCCGATATGTCATCTGATATTTTCAGCCGTCCGATTGATGTTGCGAAGTATGATTTAATTTATGCCGGAGCACAAAAAAACCTGGGACCATCAGGAGCTACTTTGGTAATTGTTAAAGACGAAGCTTTAGGAAAAGTAGAACGTCCGATTCCAACCATGTTGGATTACAGAACGCATATTAAAAGCGAGTCGATGTTTAATACTCCGTCAACTCTACCTGTTTTTGCATGTTTGCAAACCTTACGTTGGTTAAAAGAAAACGGTGGTGTTGAAGCAATGGAAAAAGTAAATATCGAAAAAGCAAAAGTTCTTTACGACGAGATCGACAGAAATAAAATGTTCCAGTGCACAGTGCCTGCGCCAGAAGACCGTTCGTTAATGAATGTAACTTTTGTGATGACACCTGAGTATGCTGAATTGGAGAAGGATTTTATGGAATACGCAACTTTTAAAGGAATGTTGGGAATTAAAGGACATCGTTCAGTTGGAGGATTCAGAGCCTCAATTTACAACGCCATGCCGGTTGAGAGCATTAAAGCTCTGGTAGCAGCCATGCAAGAGTTTGAACAAACTAAGTAA